From the Cyanobium sp. M30B3 genome, the window CCTCCGCCCTCGGCCGTCCAGCCGTTCATTCATCGATCCAGTTTGATTGCAATCACCCTGTTTCCTGCCATAGCCGGTGTGGTGGTTGGCCTCGCCACCGTGATCCCCGCATCCCCCGCCCATGCCTACGTGGCCCTGATGGCCGGGCAGCGGGCCAAGCCCCTCGACGGCAGCTTCAACCGCGTACCTGTCCTGCACTCCAACCAGCCGGAGGAGGTGGAAGGGCCAGGCATCCTGATCTCCACCGCGCCGGGGTACAGCTATGCCGCGGAGAACGGCATGGCGCTGGCCAATGCCGAATACACCTTCAACGGTGACTTCGGCCTGCACCTGCACCACAAATATTTTCCTGCCTACCGCAGCCAGATCCGGGCCGATCAACGCCGCAGCGAACTCACCCTGGGCGTGATTCTGATCAACCCCGGTCCCCGGCCGGTAACGATTCAGTTCGAGCGCGGCGCCGTGCGCAACAGCTTCCAGGCGCCCTACCTGGCCAACCATCTGATGGGGGTGAAGCCCCTCGGCCCGCGCCCCTGGAACACCGGGCCAGGTGATGCCACCGCTGTGCAGATGCTGCGCAATCAGCTGGATCGCGATCTCACCAAGGCAGTGGTGCTCCCGCCCCGCAGCCGCATGGTGCTGCTCAGCACCCGTCTGCCCGCCCTGGGGATCGCCAATGGCCTGCTGCGCGGCCGCAGCAGCGGCCCCTTTCAGATGGCCGTGGTGGCCGGCGGCAACGGGGCCAGTGAGGCCGACCTGATCGCAGTGCTCGACAGCCGCCGTCTGGCGGCGGGACGGGTTTACCTCAGCCGCTTGGCGGACATCCAGAGCCGGCGCATCTTCTCCCGGGTGGGAGGGGTGGCCCTGGGCGACAGTTACCAGGCCGAGGTGCGCCATGATCTCAAGGCCGAGGGGCCGTTGCATGTGCCGCTCACCAGCACCGTTCGCCATCACTTCGGCACCCGCGACGTGCAGGTCAACCCCCTAGCCGTGCGCATGGCCGATTCGGCGCTGGACAACGTGGGCACCTATGGCGTGCGCTTCGATGTGGATCTCAACCTCTATGGATCGGGGCCCTATGAACTGGTGATGAGCCACCCCATCCCCTCTGGCGGCACCCGGCCATTCACCGCCTTCCGCGGTTCCCTGCAGGTTCAGACCAGCGAGGGACTGCAGGAGATGCATCTCGGCATGCGCTCAGGCGAGAGCCATGCCCTCACCACGCTCAACCTGCGCCCAGGCGTCAGCAACCCAGTGCGGGTGAGCCTGGTCTATCCCGCCGACGCCACCCCGGGCCACCTGCTCAGCGTCGTTCCCGCCAGCCAGCTGGCGATGCTGCAACAACAGCAGCGCAGCACGCCGCCGCCGCTTGTGGCTGCCCCGACCCCGGCATCCAGGCCCGTTCCCGCGACTCCCAACCCCCTGCTCGGTCCGGCCCCCATCCGCCCACCGGCAGCGTTGCCATCGCGGCGCCCCATCCAGAGTTCGGGTG encodes:
- a CDS encoding DUF3370 family protein, yielding MAGQRAKPLDGSFNRVPVLHSNQPEEVEGPGILISTAPGYSYAAENGMALANAEYTFNGDFGLHLHHKYFPAYRSQIRADQRRSELTLGVILINPGPRPVTIQFERGAVRNSFQAPYLANHLMGVKPLGPRPWNTGPGDATAVQMLRNQLDRDLTKAVVLPPRSRMVLLSTRLPALGIANGLLRGRSSGPFQMAVVAGGNGASEADLIAVLDSRRLAAGRVYLSRLADIQSRRIFSRVGGVALGDSYQAEVRHDLKAEGPLHVPLTSTVRHHFGTRDVQVNPLAVRMADSALDNVGTYGVRFDVDLNLYGSGPYELVMSHPIPSGGTRPFTAFRGSLQVQTSEGLQEMHLGMRSGESHALTTLNLRPGVSNPVRVSLVYPADATPGHLLSVVPASQLAMLQQQQRSTPPPLVAAPTPASRPVPATPNPLLGPAPIRPPAALPSRRPIQSSGVNARQVDRYQQAIEAQQEMMRQLMGR